Proteins encoded within one genomic window of Natator depressus isolate rNatDep1 chromosome 1, rNatDep2.hap1, whole genome shotgun sequence:
- the LOC141980967 gene encoding olfactory receptor 52E4-like, whose product MSDSNTTDFTNPSTFILLGIPGLEMAHVWISIPFCAIYAIAILGNFTILFIVKIEPSLHGPMYYFLCMLAVTDLALSTSTVPKMLSIFWLNSREIDFNACLTQLYFIHYFSAMTSGILVAMALDRYVAICHPLRHSTILTNTAVAKVGLAVVLRSSILVLPNPFLARRCPYHRTNIIPHTYCEHISMVKLACADIRVNNYYGFSLIFLITGVDVFLIALSYTQILRAIFSLPTKDAWVKTFWTCSSHLFATLAFYIPALFFILTHRFAQNVPLHFHVLMANMYLLVPPMLNPIIYGLKTKQIRNRLLWLFPHKGPKVFSWLSGSKTNLNAELSGDMVLSPLS is encoded by the coding sequence atgtcagattccaacacaactgacttcaccaacccctccaccttcatcctgctgggaaTTCCTGGCCTGGAGATGGCCCATGTCTGGATTTCCATCCCCTTCTGTGCGATCTATGCCATAGCTATtttggggaacttcaccatcctgttcatTGTGAAGATAGAGCCGAGTctccatgggcccatgtactatttcctctgcatgctggctgtCACCGACCTGGCCCTGTCTACATCCACTGtgcccaaaatgctgagcatcttctggttgAATTCCAGGGAGATCGATTTCAatgcctgcctcacccagctgTACTTCATTCACTACTTCTCAGCGATGACGTCTGGGATCCTCGTAGCCATGGCTCTGgatcgctacgtggccatctgccatcccctgagacattccaccatcctgacaaacacggcggtggccaaGGTGGGCCTGGCCGTGGTACTACGCAGCAGCATACTCGTACTACCCAATCCCTTCCTGGCGAGGCGGTGCCCGTATCACAGAACCAACATCATCCCCCATACCTACTGTGAGCATATATCCATGGTGAAGTTGGCCTGTGCTGACATCCGCGTCAATAATTACTATGGCTTCTCTCTGATTTTCCTCATCACTGGTGTGGATGTGTTTTTGATTGCCCTGTCCTACACACAGATtctcagggccatcttcagcctccccacaaaggatgCCTGGGTGAAGACTTTTtggacctgcagctcccacctgtTTGCCACCTTAGCTTTTTACATCCCAGCTCTTTTCTTCATCCTGACGCACCGGTTTGCCCAGAATGTGCCCCTGCATTTCCATGTTCTCATGGCCAACATGTACCTCCTGGTGCCCCCCATGCTAAACCCCATTATCTATGGTTTGAAGACCAAACAGATAAGAAACAGGCTGCTCTGGCTCTTTCCTCATAAAGGACCTAAAGTTTTCTCCTGGTTATCTGGCTCTAAAACCAACCTCAATGCAGAGCTGTCTGGGGACATGGTGCTGAGCCCTCTTTCCTGA